In Candidatus Kerfeldbacteria bacterium, a single genomic region encodes these proteins:
- the tsaD gene encoding tRNA (adenosine(37)-N6)-threonylcarbamoyltransferase complex transferase subunit TsaD, which yields MRILGIETSCDETAVSIITGNRGRLKIEAHVVSSQIATHRKYGGVVPEVAARHHVHNMIPVIMEALRTTHRTPDDIDAIAVTRGPGLITSLRVGVQTAKTLSYVWNKPLIGVNHMEGHVYANWLDQSNITFPVLCLVVSGGHTQLILMTDHGQYRLLGQTRDDAAGEAFDKVAKMLKLPYPGGPRIQKLAVKGNAQRFNFPRPMLNQNNDDFSFAGLKTAVLTVLTNHYQSKKPPLADICASFQQAVIDVLVQKTIRAANQYHTKSVILAGGVAANQPLREQLKQAVRTLNPRIKYGTPPLSLCTDNATMIAMAGYAQARKKRFDDWHTMEADPNWELV from the coding sequence ATGCGTATCTTAGGGATAGAAACAAGTTGCGACGAAACGGCTGTCAGCATTATCACGGGCAATCGCGGACGACTAAAAATCGAAGCGCACGTCGTCTCCAGCCAAATCGCCACCCACCGGAAATACGGCGGCGTGGTGCCTGAAGTTGCCGCGCGACATCATGTGCACAACATGATCCCGGTCATCATGGAAGCCCTGCGCACGACGCACCGAACACCGGATGATATTGATGCCATTGCGGTGACGCGCGGTCCAGGTTTGATTACCTCCTTGCGGGTCGGCGTGCAAACCGCCAAGACCCTGAGCTATGTCTGGAATAAACCGCTGATCGGGGTCAATCATATGGAGGGGCACGTCTATGCAAACTGGTTAGACCAATCAAACATTACTTTCCCCGTGCTCTGTCTGGTAGTATCAGGCGGACATACCCAGCTAATCCTGATGACCGACCATGGTCAATACCGATTGCTCGGACAAACCAGAGATGATGCGGCCGGAGAAGCATTTGATAAAGTCGCTAAGATGCTCAAGCTGCCGTACCCCGGTGGGCCACGCATACAGAAACTCGCTGTTAAAGGGAATGCGCAGCGCTTCAACTTCCCTCGGCCGATGCTCAATCAAAACAATGATGACTTCAGTTTTGCCGGATTAAAGACTGCTGTGCTCACCGTGCTCACCAACCACTATCAATCAAAAAAACCGCCGCTGGCTGACATCTGCGCTTCATTTCAGCAGGCGGTCATCGATGTTCTGGTGCAAAAAACAATCCGCGCTGCCAACCAATACCACACCAAAAGCGTCATCCTCGCTGGTGGAGTGGCGGCCAACCAACCGCTGCGCGAACAACTCAAACAAGCCGTCCGCACCCTGAACCCCCGTATCAAGTATGGCACTCCGCCGCTCTCACTCTGTACTGATAACGCGACAATGATTGCCATGGCCGGATATGCCCAGGCGCGTAAAAAACGGTTTGATGACTGGCATACCATGGAAGCCGACCCCAATTGGGAACTCGTCTAA
- the tsaE gene encoding tRNA (adenosine(37)-N6)-threonylcarbamoyltransferase complex ATPase subunit type 1 TsaE — translation MQKITKSVAETKKFAETLAKKCRGGEIYALIGTLGSGKTAFTQGFARGLGIRRHIPSPTFTLLNLYPIARRGRLAYFCHVDLYRLRHITELSEIGLSEWLGRADTVTVIEWADRMSQSLRHASHISIQFRVRSESSRTLLLQRHHARA, via the coding sequence ATGCAAAAAATTACAAAATCGGTAGCCGAAACGAAGAAATTTGCTGAAACCTTAGCAAAAAAATGTCGTGGGGGAGAGATCTATGCGCTGATCGGCACCCTGGGGAGCGGCAAAACCGCCTTTACCCAAGGTTTTGCCCGTGGCCTTGGGATACGACGACATATCCCCAGTCCAACCTTTACCTTGCTAAATCTTTACCCGATTGCCCGACGGGGGCGGCTGGCCTATTTTTGCCATGTCGACCTATACCGGCTGCGTCATATCACCGAGCTATCAGAAATCGGCCTCAGCGAATGGTTGGGGAGGGCTGACACCGTCACCGTGATCGAATGGGCGGATCGGATGAGTCAATCACTTCGCCATGCGTCCCATATCAGCATCCAATTCCGGGTACGGAGCGAATCATCTCGAACGCTGCTCCTCCAGCGCCACCACGCCCGTGCCTAA
- a CDS encoding type II/IV secretion system protein, whose product MNQDITSKHERSIDDLIRQSHDGAPQVSSEEVEEKLKSKIHEIEAKRKEEATQEEAQRMGVGYINLKGFPIAPEALILIDEDVARSLQAVCFFKTDREFRLGAINPLDPEVQKKFDAIQEETQCHGDLYALSALSLDAALKLYAALPRPRTYVAGIEIKEEDLKKYQRDIKSFRELQEKIQHVSTSDLFTIIMATAIQSQASDVHIEAEQDDVKVRFRVDGVLYDAAMLQKKMWPKVINRVKLLAKLKINVSDIPQDGRFTIFMTNDFIDVRVSTVPSAYGESIVMRLLMSSSTGIGLDGMGLVGPAYDILIREMSRPNGMIITTGPTGSGKTTTLYAILKKLNSPESKIITLENPIEYRLKGVTQSQVQGGEQSGEKEDIRTLLKSGTTGRQQFTFATGLRAVLRQDPDIVMVGEIRDQETAEIAIQAALTGHLMLSTLHTNSAAGAIPRLLAMNVRPFLLAPALNLLIGQRLVRRIDPAHKEEYTPEAAQLELVHQVLESIPQEMRRNVDSQHLKFYRGIPTPENHETGFRGRIGIFEMLTMNPNIEQLILSGKVSEYALKEEGHKAGMLTMQQDGILKALQGITTIDEVFKVTK is encoded by the coding sequence ATGAACCAGGATATTACTTCAAAACATGAGCGAAGTATTGATGACTTGATTCGTCAATCTCACGATGGCGCCCCACAGGTTTCATCTGAAGAGGTTGAAGAAAAATTGAAATCAAAGATTCATGAAATTGAAGCCAAGAGGAAAGAGGAGGCAACTCAGGAAGAGGCGCAGCGAATGGGCGTCGGATATATTAACCTGAAAGGGTTCCCGATTGCGCCTGAAGCTCTTATCTTGATAGATGAAGACGTGGCCCGATCGTTGCAGGCGGTCTGTTTTTTTAAGACTGACCGCGAATTTCGTTTGGGAGCGATTAATCCTCTCGATCCCGAAGTGCAGAAAAAATTTGATGCCATTCAGGAAGAAACACAGTGTCATGGTGATTTATATGCGTTGTCCGCACTTAGCTTGGATGCAGCATTGAAGCTGTATGCCGCCCTCCCCCGCCCACGCACGTACGTGGCTGGTATTGAGATTAAGGAGGAGGATTTGAAGAAATACCAACGAGACATAAAATCATTCCGTGAGCTTCAGGAAAAGATCCAGCATGTCTCTACCAGCGACCTATTTACCATCATCATGGCCACCGCTATCCAGTCCCAGGCATCGGATGTGCATATCGAAGCAGAGCAAGATGACGTCAAGGTTCGATTTCGCGTTGATGGCGTGTTGTATGACGCTGCCATGTTGCAGAAGAAGATGTGGCCCAAGGTGATTAATCGAGTGAAATTATTGGCCAAACTAAAAATAAACGTTTCAGATATCCCCCAAGACGGTCGGTTTACCATCTTCATGACGAATGATTTTATTGACGTGCGTGTATCGACAGTACCGAGCGCGTATGGCGAAAGTATTGTGATGCGGTTGCTTATGTCATCATCCACCGGCATTGGACTGGACGGCATGGGCTTGGTTGGTCCCGCCTACGACATATTGATTCGAGAAATGAGCCGACCGAATGGCATGATTATCACGACTGGCCCCACTGGCTCTGGTAAAACGACGACGCTGTATGCGATATTAAAAAAATTGAACAGCCCAGAATCAAAAATAATTACTCTGGAAAACCCGATTGAATATCGTTTGAAGGGTGTGACCCAGAGCCAAGTGCAGGGCGGCGAGCAATCGGGCGAAAAAGAAGACATCCGTACTTTATTGAAGTCGGGAACGACCGGCCGGCAGCAGTTTACGTTTGCCACTGGACTGCGGGCGGTCTTACGCCAAGATCCCGACATTGTGATGGTCGGTGAAATTCGAGATCAAGAAACGGCAGAAATTGCCATTCAGGCAGCTTTGACCGGGCATCTCATGCTTTCAACGCTGCACACGAATAGCGCCGCCGGAGCCATCCCGCGGTTGTTGGCGATGAATGTCCGACCATTTCTCTTAGCACCCGCTTTGAATTTATTAATCGGTCAGCGGCTGGTTCGTCGGATTGACCCGGCGCATAAGGAGGAATATACGCCTGAAGCGGCCCAGCTTGAATTGGTGCATCAAGTGCTTGAATCCATTCCGCAGGAGATGCGGAGAAACGTCGATTCACAGCATCTGAAATTTTATCGGGGTATCCCAACACCGGAAAACCATGAAACCGGGTTTCGTGGACGTATCGGTATATTTGAAATGCTGACTATGAATCCAAATATTGAACAACTGATCTTGTCAGGCAAGGTTTCTGAATACGCCCTTAAAGAAGAGGGTCACAAGGCGGGTATGTTAACTATGCAGCAGGATGGCATTCTCAAGGCTTTGCAGGGCATTACCACAATCGATGAAGTATTCAAAGTCACCAAATAA
- a CDS encoding sortase, translating to MTKRTMHISITVLLVVATVTVGYLVFQKWRGNTNVVAGDITVIPGTRTNTNVVPVHRVPLERGEPNRIHIPDRDIQAPVVYVEEANEERFQEALASGVVHYPGTAAVGELGNPYIFGHSSDYAWKPGSYKKVFAPLVDIPIGTAVRITNDAGELYIYTVIETKVVGPKDVSVLDQYNNERYMLTLQTSYPIGTALKRFIAVCELDSEATFGPATN from the coding sequence ATGACAAAACGAACAATGCACATCAGCATAACCGTACTCCTGGTAGTTGCCACGGTGACTGTTGGCTATTTGGTATTCCAAAAATGGCGGGGGAACACCAATGTCGTGGCAGGTGACATCACGGTGATACCTGGAACACGAACGAATACCAACGTGGTCCCGGTTCATCGGGTGCCACTCGAACGAGGCGAGCCGAATCGCATCCACATCCCTGATCGAGATATACAAGCGCCCGTCGTATACGTCGAAGAGGCCAATGAAGAACGATTTCAGGAAGCACTAGCAAGCGGCGTGGTACACTATCCAGGAACAGCGGCGGTTGGTGAGCTCGGCAATCCCTACATCTTTGGACATTCATCTGACTACGCCTGGAAACCGGGCAGCTACAAAAAAGTGTTTGCCCCGCTGGTAGATATCCCGATAGGTACGGCGGTGCGCATTACTAATGACGCGGGAGAACTATACATCTATACAGTGATTGAAACAAAAGTGGTGGGCCCGAAGGACGTTTCTGTACTAGATCAATACAATAATGAGCGATATATGCTCACCCTGCAGACATCCTATCCAATCGGAACCGCGCTCAAACGGTTTATCGCCGTGTGTGAGCTGGATAGTGAAGCAACGTTTGGCCCGGCCACTAACTAG
- a CDS encoding Hsp20/alpha crystallin family protein, with translation MASASKNTTNTKEKRKDEYEYDFTRDLAASNGKAVSASTPRAIDQNWLDDDDFAGQLAVDVYQTTDEIVIKSTIAGVKPEDIDISVNNDMITIRGKREKDHEVSDQDYFYRECYWGGFSRSIILPCDVKIDQIKATIRNGVLSVTLPKAEKVNKVTVVRVHEE, from the coding sequence ATGGCATCAGCTTCAAAAAATACCACAAACACCAAGGAAAAGCGAAAAGACGAATACGAGTATGACTTTACTCGTGATTTGGCTGCGTCGAATGGCAAAGCAGTGTCTGCTTCGACTCCACGCGCTATTGATCAGAATTGGCTGGACGACGATGATTTTGCCGGGCAATTGGCGGTCGACGTCTATCAGACTACTGACGAGATTGTCATCAAATCCACCATTGCCGGCGTTAAACCGGAAGACATTGATATCTCAGTTAATAATGACATGATTACCATTCGCGGCAAACGCGAAAAGGATCATGAAGTATCTGATCAGGATTATTTTTACCGTGAATGTTATTGGGGCGGGTTTTCTCGATCCATTATTCTCCCCTGCGATGTGAAGATTGACCAGATCAAGGCCACCATTCGTAATGGGGTCCTGAGCGTGACATTACCCAAAGCTGAAAAAGTAAACAAAGTAACGGTCGTTCGCGTCCACGAGGAATAA
- a CDS encoding VanW family protein has translation MAKKQTTKKSNSTKAPSSTAPRFSFRTYRAPLLVLGISIVVGGSVLLGTFAYGAQFDARLLPHTRVGTYDIGDRSYDAARDALVRHTNELLDTGITLVYDAHAVGLEMVYGDAANPELATPLASYHIDESLNDIIADQRSMSYPERAYYALRGKTYRPSLSIDAVAMSKALKALLSAYEAPAHDAVFVIADDSITVAPAEAGTAFSYTDIMSSITSQLLSMQTASIPISLQPDQPDVDAAEATTLISTVGDVLARAPYQLQFDEKKWEITRDQIAAWIRPAAVDGVFTVVLDNDQAVAFLEEVATGVDVAVKESKFQVSNGRVTEFQPAEEGRTVDIAASVVELNAMIQSDAQSAQLVVDIIAPEATEGSALSYGIKELIGEGRSNFKGSPANRRHNIGVGASALNGLMIKPGEEFSLINALGEIDGEHGYKQELVIKGNKTVPEYGGGLCQIGTTTFRSVLDAGLKITERKNHSYRVSYYEPAGTDATIYDPAPDFKFINDTGHHVLLTTEINGDELVFRLYGTDDGRTVSLTNPRIYNLAPPGPTKLIETTDLAPGVKKCTEKAHTGADAEFNRTVTYANGEVMEETFRSHYKPWQEVCLIGVEPTPAEPAATEEAL, from the coding sequence ATGGCAAAAAAACAAACGACAAAAAAGAGTAACAGCACGAAAGCTCCTAGTTCTACGGCGCCACGTTTTTCTTTTCGAACATATCGGGCCCCACTGTTAGTGCTCGGGATCTCTATCGTGGTGGGGGGTTCAGTTTTGCTCGGAACATTTGCCTATGGCGCGCAATTTGATGCTCGATTGTTGCCTCATACCCGTGTGGGCACATATGATATTGGAGATCGATCATATGATGCTGCCCGCGACGCCCTCGTACGCCATACTAATGAGTTATTAGATACGGGGATCACCTTGGTGTATGACGCACACGCGGTTGGTTTGGAAATGGTGTATGGCGATGCGGCCAACCCAGAATTGGCTACACCACTTGCGTCGTACCACATTGACGAGTCTTTGAATGATATTATCGCTGATCAGCGAAGTATGAGTTACCCTGAGCGCGCCTACTATGCTCTTCGGGGAAAAACATACCGTCCCAGCTTGAGCATTGATGCGGTGGCCATGTCAAAAGCGCTGAAGGCATTGTTGAGCGCCTATGAAGCACCCGCGCATGATGCAGTATTTGTCATTGCGGATGACTCGATTACCGTAGCTCCGGCAGAAGCGGGCACCGCTTTTTCCTATACGGATATTATGAGCTCCATTACTTCCCAATTGTTATCAATGCAGACCGCGTCGATTCCGATTAGTTTGCAGCCCGACCAACCCGACGTAGACGCCGCGGAAGCTACCACGCTTATTTCTACCGTTGGTGATGTATTAGCCCGGGCACCATATCAGTTGCAGTTTGATGAAAAAAAATGGGAGATAACCCGTGATCAGATTGCGGCATGGATACGGCCAGCAGCGGTTGATGGCGTATTCACCGTTGTTTTAGACAATGATCAGGCCGTGGCTTTTTTAGAAGAGGTTGCAACTGGAGTTGACGTTGCCGTCAAAGAATCAAAATTTCAGGTAAGCAATGGTCGAGTGACTGAATTTCAGCCAGCGGAAGAAGGTAGAACCGTCGATATCGCAGCTTCTGTAGTTGAGTTAAATGCCATGATTCAGAGCGACGCTCAATCAGCACAACTCGTCGTTGATATTATTGCACCCGAAGCAACCGAGGGGAGCGCCCTGAGCTATGGCATCAAAGAATTAATTGGTGAAGGCCGCTCCAATTTTAAAGGAAGTCCCGCTAATCGTCGACATAATATCGGCGTTGGGGCTAGTGCGCTGAATGGTTTGATGATCAAACCTGGAGAAGAGTTTTCTCTGATCAATGCACTGGGAGAAATAGATGGTGAGCACGGTTACAAACAAGAGTTGGTTATCAAAGGCAATAAGACCGTGCCTGAATATGGCGGAGGGCTGTGCCAGATTGGCACCACCACCTTCCGCTCAGTACTTGATGCGGGTTTGAAAATAACTGAACGGAAGAATCATTCGTACCGCGTCTCGTATTACGAACCCGCGGGGACTGATGCAACCATCTATGATCCGGCACCGGATTTCAAATTTATCAATGACACTGGACATCACGTCTTACTAACTACAGAAATCAATGGCGATGAACTTGTTTTTCGATTATATGGCACCGACGATGGTCGAACAGTATCTCTGACCAATCCGCGGATTTATAATTTAGCACCGCCGGGGCCAACCAAGCTGATCGAAACTACCGACCTCGCTCCCGGGGTCAAAAAGTGTACAGAAAAAGCCCACACCGGCGCTGACGCTGAGTTTAATCGGACGGTAACCTATGCTAATGGGGAGGTGATGGAGGAAACGTTTCGCAGTCATTATAAACCGTGGCAGGAAGTGTGTCTGATTGGAGTTGAGCCGACTCCGGCTGAACCCGCGGCAACCGAAGAGGCGCTGTAG
- the ruvB gene encoding Holliday junction branch migration DNA helicase RuvB, giving the protein MVTTDRIVAQEEQAEDDGFDLSLRPKTLNEFIGQEKVKDNLTIFMQAAKKRDEPIEHVLLHGPPGIGKTTLAHIIAAEMGVNIRVTSGPAIEKAGDLGAIITNLNDGDILFIDEIHRLNRLIEEVLYPAMEEYALDIVVGKGPSAKTLRLDLPRFTLVGATTRVHLLSSPLRDRFGNVYRLDFYEQKDIEQIIKRSAKILGVSAEPEALAEVAKRARRTPRIANRLLKRVRDYAQVKGDGAITVAMANEALERLAIDAFGLDETDRKILHYIIDHYSGGPVGLNTIAAAIAEDQSTLEDVYEPFLMQIGFLARTPRGRVATAAAYRHLGKEEPKNLQSKLV; this is encoded by the coding sequence ATGGTGACGACTGATCGCATTGTAGCTCAGGAGGAACAAGCCGAGGATGACGGTTTTGATTTGAGTTTGCGGCCAAAGACACTTAATGAATTTATTGGTCAGGAGAAAGTAAAAGACAACCTGACAATTTTTATGCAGGCGGCTAAAAAGCGCGACGAGCCGATTGAGCACGTCCTGCTCCATGGTCCGCCCGGCATTGGCAAAACTACTCTTGCCCATATTATCGCGGCCGAGATGGGGGTTAATATTCGCGTTACCTCCGGTCCAGCCATTGAGAAAGCGGGAGACCTCGGCGCCATCATTACCAATCTTAACGATGGAGATATTTTATTTATTGATGAAATTCATCGATTGAATCGCTTGATCGAGGAAGTGCTCTATCCGGCTATGGAGGAGTACGCACTTGATATCGTAGTGGGTAAAGGCCCATCAGCAAAAACTTTACGTTTGGATTTGCCTCGCTTTACCTTAGTCGGCGCGACGACGCGGGTGCATCTCCTCTCCTCCCCGCTCCGGGATCGGTTTGGCAATGTGTATCGCTTGGATTTTTATGAGCAGAAAGACATTGAGCAGATTATTAAACGATCTGCCAAGATTTTAGGCGTTTCAGCAGAACCCGAAGCACTGGCAGAAGTTGCTAAGCGGGCACGACGAACGCCGCGCATCGCCAATCGGCTTTTAAAACGTGTCCGTGATTACGCACAGGTCAAAGGCGATGGAGCGATCACGGTAGCCATGGCCAATGAAGCATTGGAGCGCCTGGCAATTGACGCTTTTGGCCTAGACGAAACTGATCGGAAGATTCTTCATTATATTATTGATCATTATTCCGGCGGGCCGGTCGGCCTGAATACGATTGCGGCGGCGATTGCCGAAGATCAAAGCACGCTCGAAGATGTCTACGAGCCATTCTTGATGCAGATTGGATTCCTGGCGCGGACGCCGCGGGGACGGGTAGCTACGGCAGCCGCTTATCGCCATTTAGGCAAAGAAGAGCCAAAGAATTTGCAGAGCAAACTGGTCTAG
- a CDS encoding PH domain-containing protein, translated as MKDWSNYYLPGLSADERVDQVLRRHKVALGSRIFMFLIGGILPVVIVFLLYRFTILLDDQASLAYLLLVLLGSIFYLYITLFIYHAWVDYYLDVWFITNKRIIATEQHGLFHRTTSELLLNQIQDVSSETKGFLPTIFRYGSISVQTASEQDRFMFADVPNADLVAKHILDLHNAYQPAASITTPGAAQPTSNAQTLPPTPPGTV; from the coding sequence ATGAAGGACTGGAGTAACTATTATCTGCCAGGATTATCGGCTGACGAGCGGGTTGATCAAGTATTGCGTCGGCATAAGGTTGCCTTAGGTAGCCGCATCTTCATGTTTCTCATCGGCGGGATACTGCCGGTAGTGATTGTGTTCCTCTTGTACCGATTCACCATACTACTCGACGATCAGGCTAGTCTCGCTTATTTATTACTGGTGTTATTGGGCAGTATTTTTTATCTGTATATTACTTTATTTATCTACCATGCCTGGGTTGATTATTATTTAGACGTTTGGTTTATTACTAATAAGCGGATTATTGCGACGGAGCAGCATGGATTATTTCATCGCACAACCTCTGAATTACTGCTCAATCAAATCCAAGATGTGAGTAGCGAGACCAAGGGTTTTCTTCCCACTATTTTCCGTTATGGTAGCATCAGTGTGCAAACCGCTTCAGAGCAGGATCGGTTCATGTTTGCCGATGTGCCGAATGCCGACCTGGTCGCCAAACACATCCTTGATTTACATAATGCCTATCAACCAGCGGCGTCGATAACTACTCCCGGCGCTGCTCAACCAACTTCTAATGCCCAAACGCTACCCCCGACTCCGCCTGGCACAGTTTGA
- a CDS encoding valine--tRNA ligase, giving the protein MKPLEKAYEPQSIEQAIYQRWERSGFFNPDKLPGKRTKTFSVAMPPPNVTGELHLGHATGITIQDILTRFYRMRGYKALYLPGTDHAGISTQVMVERLIAESGLDRHTLGREAFLKHVWDWKKKYGSRITEQIRQLGASCDWSREHFTMDPKLTEAVQHAFITMYKDGLIYRGNRIVNWDPKSRTALSDLEVKHVETTSKLYYIKYPLFGSTKYVTVATTRPETMLGDTAVAVNPDDARYKEYIGKSVLIPIVNREVPIITDKRVDPAFGTGAVKVTPAHDPLDYEIGQDHHLPIINIIGMDGMLTKEAGEYYGKSVQQARQLIIQRLDEEELLEKTIDYLHNQARSERTSAPIEPLISRQWFVKMDKLAAAGLRAVKQKKIAIIPDRFDKVYTHWLENIKDWCISRQLWWGHQIPIWYKGDEVRASIKKPGNGWVQDEDTLDTWFSSGLWTFATLGWPKRGTADLKRYHPTTVMETGWDLIFFWVARMIMLSLYFTKSIPFKTVYLHGMVLDKDGKKMSKSKGTGVDPIPMTQKYGTDAIRLSLILGTTPGQDFRLYEEKIAGYRNFINKLWNVARYVLAHPKTKEPLRLTTLADQWIMSRLQGLITTVTTHIESYNFSEAGTALYDFLWRELADWYIELSKSHLNVPLLYHILETFLALAHPYMPYVTEEVWSRLSGTEKKSMLIVHAWPQAQRRYHNTEAEKKFTTLQDFVGSIRNIRAEEKISPTTLIDAVISGKRQSVIIEHQESIMRLARLKSLTASPITKPTGTITGLDFALDYTRDDTSINKELHQLSEYIQRLEQKLSNANFIDHAPEAVIEGEREKLAEARERLQSLTRG; this is encoded by the coding sequence ATGAAACCCCTGGAAAAAGCCTACGAACCACAATCAATTGAACAAGCCATCTATCAGCGCTGGGAGCGGTCAGGATTTTTTAATCCTGACAAATTGCCGGGTAAACGCACCAAGACATTTAGCGTAGCCATGCCCCCGCCAAACGTGACTGGGGAATTGCATCTGGGGCATGCTACCGGCATCACCATCCAGGACATTTTGACGCGATTCTACCGGATGCGTGGGTACAAAGCGCTCTATCTGCCGGGCACTGACCACGCTGGTATCTCTACGCAGGTAATGGTAGAACGTCTCATCGCAGAGTCAGGGCTTGACCGACACACCCTGGGGCGTGAGGCATTCCTGAAGCACGTCTGGGATTGGAAGAAAAAATACGGCAGCCGCATTACCGAGCAAATCCGCCAGCTCGGCGCCTCGTGCGATTGGTCACGCGAACATTTCACCATGGATCCTAAGCTTACCGAGGCAGTTCAGCATGCCTTTATCACCATGTATAAGGACGGACTTATCTATCGCGGAAATCGAATTGTGAACTGGGATCCAAAAAGCCGAACCGCGCTGTCCGATCTGGAAGTAAAACACGTCGAAACAACCAGTAAGCTCTACTACATCAAATATCCTCTCTTTGGCAGTACCAAATATGTAACCGTCGCCACGACTCGTCCTGAAACTATGCTTGGCGATACCGCGGTCGCCGTTAATCCCGATGATGCGCGATACAAAGAGTACATCGGTAAAAGTGTGCTGATCCCTATCGTTAATCGCGAAGTGCCGATCATCACCGACAAACGCGTTGACCCAGCTTTTGGCACTGGCGCGGTCAAAGTTACTCCCGCCCATGACCCGCTGGATTATGAAATCGGCCAGGACCATCATCTCCCCATCATCAATATTATTGGCATGGATGGCATGCTCACAAAAGAAGCGGGGGAATATTATGGCAAAAGCGTTCAGCAAGCACGCCAACTTATTATTCAACGTTTAGACGAGGAAGAATTGCTGGAAAAAACTATTGATTACCTGCACAATCAAGCCCGATCCGAACGAACCAGCGCTCCGATTGAACCGCTCATCTCTCGCCAATGGTTTGTCAAAATGGATAAACTCGCCGCAGCTGGACTGCGCGCAGTCAAACAGAAAAAAATCGCCATCATCCCTGACCGATTTGATAAAGTCTACACGCACTGGCTGGAAAATATCAAAGACTGGTGTATTTCCCGACAATTATGGTGGGGTCATCAAATCCCGATTTGGTACAAAGGCGACGAGGTGCGTGCTTCAATCAAAAAACCAGGAAATGGCTGGGTGCAAGACGAGGACACATTGGACACCTGGTTCTCTTCGGGACTCTGGACCTTTGCCACCTTAGGCTGGCCGAAGCGCGGGACGGCTGACCTCAAGCGCTATCATCCCACCACGGTCATGGAAACCGGCTGGGATCTAATTTTCTTCTGGGTAGCACGCATGATTATGCTGAGCCTGTACTTCACTAAATCAATTCCCTTCAAAACAGTGTACCTGCACGGCATGGTACTGGATAAAGACGGCAAAAAAATGTCCAAGTCAAAAGGTACGGGCGTTGATCCAATCCCCATGACCCAAAAGTACGGCACTGACGCCATTCGCTTATCACTCATACTGGGCACGACGCCCGGACAAGACTTCCGTCTCTACGAAGAAAAGATTGCTGGCTACCGAAATTTCATCAATAAGCTGTGGAACGTTGCGCGGTATGTATTGGCACATCCGAAGACGAAGGAACCACTGCGCCTGACGACCTTAGCTGACCAATGGATTATGAGCCGGCTCCAGGGATTAATCACCACCGTGACTACCCACATCGAATCGTACAACTTTTCGGAAGCCGGCACCGCACTCTATGACTTCCTCTGGCGCGAGTTGGCTGATTGGTACATTGAGCTTTCGAAATCTCATCTAAACGTTCCGCTGCTCTACCATATCCTGGAAACGTTTCTCGCGTTAGCCCACCCCTACATGCCCTATGTGACCGAGGAGGTTTGGTCGAGATTATCGGGCACCGAAAAAAAATCTATGCTCATCGTACACGCCTGGCCTCAGGCTCAACGCCGCTACCACAATACTGAAGCAGAAAAAAAATTCACCACCCTTCAGGACTTCGTCGGCAGCATTAGAAATATTCGCGCTGAAGAGAAAATATCGCCCACCACACTCATTGATGCGGTGATTAGCGGTAAGCGCCAGTCAGTCATTATTGAGCATCAGGAAAGTATTATGCGCCTGGCTCGATTAAAATCACTCACGGCCAGCCCCATTACCAAACCAACGGGAACCATCACCGGTCTTGATTTTGCCTTAGATTATACCCGTGACGACACCTCAATCAACAAAGAACTGCATCAATTATCAGAATACATTCAGCGCTTAGAACAAAAGCTCTCGAATGCTAATTTCATTGACCATGCCCCGGAAGCGGTCATTGAGGGAGAGCGGGAAAAATTAGCCGAAGCGCGAGAACGGCTTCAGTCTTTGACTCGCGGTTAG